Proteins encoded within one genomic window of Bradyrhizobium sp. AZCC 1719:
- a CDS encoding MBL fold metallo-hydrolase, with translation MDQMIRNTAGENMNLNMTAPPVRSKPDELVPSRYALKVGEIDVLVVSDGVLPLPTAMLAHNVDPAVRAAWLDEMFLPPDAFDWALNVVVVRSGGRTILVDAGLGFDPDLHLPRAGQLIKRLEAAGIDLASVTDVVLTHMHMDHIGGLLVDGVKDRLRPDLRIHVAAAEIKFWETPDFSQVSMPPGFPDALRSAAKRFVKEYRSQLRPFEEEYEVAPGVVVHRTGGHTPGHSVVRLASGGDRLTFAGDLVFAVGFEHPEWYNGFEHDPEESARVRISLLRELAATGGLLVATHLPFPSIGHVAVDGDAFRWVPAIWDY, from the coding sequence ATGGATCAGATGATCCGCAACACAGCAGGAGAGAACATGAACCTCAACATGACCGCACCCCCCGTTAGATCGAAGCCCGACGAGTTGGTTCCGTCGCGCTACGCGCTGAAGGTCGGTGAGATTGACGTGCTGGTGGTCAGCGATGGCGTGCTACCGCTCCCAACCGCAATGTTGGCCCACAACGTCGACCCGGCCGTCCGGGCGGCCTGGCTGGACGAGATGTTCCTGCCGCCGGACGCGTTCGATTGGGCGCTGAACGTGGTCGTGGTGCGTAGCGGCGGCCGAACCATACTCGTCGACGCCGGACTAGGGTTCGACCCGGACTTGCACTTGCCGCGGGCCGGGCAGTTGATCAAGCGACTGGAGGCCGCCGGCATTGATCTTGCGTCCGTGACCGACGTGGTGCTTACCCACATGCACATGGACCACATTGGCGGGCTGCTCGTCGACGGGGTGAAGGACCGGCTGCGTCCAGACCTGCGGATCCACGTGGCGGCCGCCGAGATCAAGTTCTGGGAGACGCCCGATTTCTCCCAGGTCTCCATGCCGCCGGGATTCCCGGACGCGCTTCGGTCGGCCGCCAAGCGGTTCGTGAAAGAGTACCGTAGCCAGTTGCGGCCGTTTGAGGAGGAGTACGAGGTGGCGCCCGGGGTGGTCGTCCATCGCACCGGCGGCCACACCCCCGGGCACAGCGTGGTCCGCCTGGCGTCCGGCGGCGACCGGCTGACGTTCGCCGGCGACCTCGTGTTCGCGGTCGGGTTCGAACATCCCGAGTGGTACAACGGCTTCGAACATGACCCCGAGGAGTCGGCCCGCGTTCGTATCAGTCTTTTGCGGGAGCTGGCGGCGACCGGCGGCCTCCTGGTGGCCACTCACCTGCCGTTCCCATCCATCGGCCATGTGGCGGTCGACGGCGACGCCTTTCGTTGGGTACCGGCCATCTGGGACTACTGA
- the ntrC gene encoding nitrogen regulation protein NR(I): protein MPAGSILVADDDTAIRTVLNQALSRAGYEVRLTGNAATLWRWVSQGEGDLVITDVVMPDENAFDLLPRIKKMRPNLPVIVMSAQNTFMTAIRASERGAYEYLPKPFDLKELITIVGRALAEPKERVTSAADEGEFDSIPLVGRSPAMQEIYRVLARLMQTDLTVMISGESGTGKELVARALHDYGKRRNGPFVAVNMAAIPRDLIESELFGHERGAFTGANTRASGRFEQAEGGTLFLDEIGDMPMEAQTRLLRVLQQGEYTTVGGRTPIKTDVRIVAASNKDLRILIQQGLFREDLFFRLNVVPLRLPPLRERIEDLPDLIRHFFSLAEKDGLPPKKLDTLALERLKQHRWPGNVRELENLARRLAALYPQDVITASVIDGELAPPAVTSGGNAPIGVENLGGAVEAYLSSHFSGFPNGVPPPGLYHRILKEIEVPLLTAALAATRGNQIRAADLLGLNRNTLRKKIRDLDIQVYRSGG from the coding sequence ATGCCCGCAGGTAGCATACTCGTTGCCGATGACGACACCGCCATCCGCACGGTTTTGAACCAGGCGCTTTCGCGCGCCGGATATGAAGTGCGCCTGACTGGAAACGCCGCGACGCTGTGGCGCTGGGTGAGCCAGGGCGAGGGCGACCTCGTCATCACCGACGTGGTGATGCCGGACGAGAACGCGTTCGATCTTTTGCCCCGCATCAAGAAGATGCGGCCGAACCTTCCCGTCATCGTCATGAGCGCCCAAAACACCTTCATGACGGCGATCCGGGCCTCGGAACGCGGCGCCTATGAATATCTGCCGAAGCCGTTCGACCTCAAGGAACTCATCACCATCGTCGGCCGCGCACTGGCCGAGCCGAAGGAGCGGGTGACGAGCGCGGCGGACGAGGGTGAATTCGATTCGATCCCGCTGGTCGGCCGCTCGCCGGCGATGCAGGAGATCTACCGCGTGCTGGCGCGGCTGATGCAGACCGACCTCACGGTGATGATCTCCGGCGAGTCCGGCACCGGCAAGGAACTGGTTGCCCGCGCGCTTCACGACTACGGCAAGCGCCGCAACGGCCCGTTCGTCGCCGTCAACATGGCGGCGATCCCGCGCGACCTGATCGAATCGGAGTTGTTCGGCCACGAGCGCGGCGCGTTCACCGGCGCCAACACCCGCGCCTCAGGCCGGTTTGAACAGGCCGAGGGCGGTACGCTGTTTCTCGACGAAATCGGCGACATGCCGATGGAGGCGCAGACGCGGCTGCTGCGGGTGCTGCAGCAGGGCGAATACACCACCGTCGGCGGCCGCACCCCGATCAAGACCGACGTACGGATCGTGGCGGCGAGTAACAAGGATCTGCGCATCCTGATCCAGCAGGGCCTGTTCCGGGAAGACTTGTTCTTCCGCCTGAACGTGGTGCCTCTGCGCCTGCCGCCGTTGCGTGAGCGGATCGAGGATCTGCCCGATCTTATCAGGCACTTCTTTTCGCTCGCCGAGAAGGACGGTTTGCCGCCGAAGAAGCTCGACACGCTGGCGCTGGAACGGCTCAAGCAGCACCGTTGGCCTGGCAACGTGCGCGAGCTCGAAAACCTCGCGCGCCGGCTGGCCGCGCTTTATCCGCAGGACGTCATTACGGCCTCGGTGATCGATGGTGAGCTGGCGCCGCCGGCCGTCACCTCGGGCGGCAACGCCCCGATTGGCGTGGAAAATCTCGGGGGTGCGGTCGAGGCCTACCTGTCCTCGCATTTCTCGGGCTTTCCGAACGGCGTGCCGCCGCCGGGCCTCTACCACCGCATCCTCAAGGAGATCGAGGTGCCGCTGCTCACCGCGGCCCTGGCGGCGACCCGCGGCAACCAGATCCGCGCGGCCGACCTGCTCGGCCTCAACCGCAATACGCTGCGCAAGAAGATCAGGGATCTCGACATTCAGGTCTACCGGAGTGGCGGCTAG